CCCCATGGTGTTCAGCAGCAGGATATTGGAACGTGCCACCCGCGAATGGGCGATATCGCCGCAAATGGCCACCGTCAGGCGGTGAAGTCGGCCTTTGTGACGGCGGATCGTCAGCGCATCAAGCAGGGCCTGTGTCGGGTGTTCGTGGCGGCCATCACCGGCATTCAAAACCGCACAATTGACCTTTTCGCTCAGCAGTTTGACCGCACCACTATCGGCATGGCGCACGACAAGGGCATCGGGGTTCATGGCATTAAGGGTCATGGCTGTATCGATCAGGGTTTCACCCTTTTTGACCGAACTTGTGCCCACCGTCATATTGATAACATCCGCACCCAGCCGTTTGGCGGCGAGTTCAAAGGATGTCAGTGTCCGGGTGGAGTTTTCGTAAAACAGGTTAACGACCGTGCTGCCAGCAAGGATATTGCTGGTCTTGTCGGCAGTGCGGTTTTTTTCCGCATAATGCTGGGCACGATCAAGAATGAGGGTGATTTCCCCGGGGGTCAAACCTTCGATCCCCAGTAGATGTGGATGCGGATAGTGATCCGCCTCTGGTCCCATGACACTCATGGCGTTGCACTTGTTCCTTGACTGCACACTGATTGGAAAATTGCGTGCGGAGCATAGCGAATTGCACCTGTTACGGAAAGGTGAAATATCAATTTTTACCCTGTCCGCATGGTCAGCTTTTGAAGCGTTAAAACGTGGTGCGCGCTGGGCTTAGGCCGCATGCAGCAAAATGGCCAGAACCGGCATTGTGCCAATGGCAACCAGTGTTTGCACCGTAATGATGCTGGCCATCATTTTGGCATCCCCACCCATCAGGCGCGCCAGGACATAGGCGCTGGCCGAACAGGGCAGGCCAGCATAAAAGGCCAGTGCCGCCGTATCAATGGGGGGCATTTCCAGCAAAATGGAAAGGCCAACCGCAATGGCCGGGCTGATAACAAGTTTGCCAATGGTTGATGCCGCAACCGGGCCGCCTGCGGTTTTTGCTGCCTGAAGGTCAATCCCCGCGCCAACGGCAAGCAGGCCGATCGGCAGGGCAGCACGGCCGAGAACCTCAAGAAACGGCCCTAGGATAGGCGGCAGGCCCAACCCGAATGCATTGGCAACCAGACCAATGACACAGGCCATCAATAACGGGTTACGGCACACATCGCCCAATACCGAAACAATGCCGGTCTTGCGGTTATTATCGCCCCAATAGGAACAGGCAAGAACCGAAAGAACATTAACCGTTGGTACAATCAGCGCCACGCACAGGGCCGTAACCGTTAAGCCGCGTTCCCCCAAAAGTGCGGCGGCAACCGCAAGGCCGATATAAGTGTTGGGGCGAATGGCACCCTGAAAGATCGACGAAAACGCAGCATCGGAAACCCGAAGGGCGGGTTTTGCGAGAATGGTCAGGGCCGCTTTGATAAACGCCGTTCCCAATATGACAATGGCAATACCGGTAATGGGAAGGCTGCCCAGGTCGGCCTTGGCGGTATTGGCAAACAGCAATGCGGGAAAGGTGATGAAATAGGTCAGTTTTTCCGCGCCCGGCCAAAAGGCATCAG
The window above is part of the Thalassospira marina genome. Proteins encoded here:
- a CDS encoding AEC family transporter, with protein sequence MLAILSALIPTFGLILAGFALRQSRFLPDAFWPGAEKLTYFITFPALLFANTAKADLGSLPITGIAIVILGTAFIKAALTILAKPALRVSDAAFSSIFQGAIRPNTYIGLAVAAALLGERGLTVTALCVALIVPTVNVLSVLACSYWGDNNRKTGIVSVLGDVCRNPLLMACVIGLVANAFGLGLPPILGPFLEVLGRAALPIGLLAVGAGIDLQAAKTAGGPVAASTIGKLVISPAIAVGLSILLEMPPIDTAALAFYAGLPCSASAYVLARLMGGDAKMMASIITVQTLVAIGTMPVLAILLHAA
- a CDS encoding aspartate carbamoyltransferase catalytic subunit; the encoded protein is MGPEADHYPHPHLLGIEGLTPGEITLILDRAQHYAEKNRTADKTSNILAGSTVVNLFYENSTRTLTSFELAAKRLGADVINMTVGTSSVKKGETLIDTAMTLNAMNPDALVVRHADSGAVKLLSEKVNCAVLNAGDGRHEHPTQALLDALTIRRHKGRLHRLTVAICGDIAHSRVARSNILLLNTMGSRVRLIAPPTLIPSKIERMGVEIFHDMEEGLKDCDIVMMLRLQLERMEGSFIPSVREYFHFHGLDRAKLANAKPDALIMHPGPMNRGVEIDSEVADDVERSVIREQVEMGVAVRMAALEILVQNQRNLAGEHS